The Hymenobacter sp. DG01 genome has a segment encoding these proteins:
- a CDS encoding phytanoyl-CoA dioxygenase family protein, producing the protein METAAPIPSAASSYDVAQIMGGLYGDGIIGLKGAFSREWAQQLHEDVTRLYAEALQRPGGALGRGPKRHYVEIHPENIRGFVELATHPWVLAVCEAVLGPEYKIVEIGFDVPNPGAMNQPWHRDFPAPDDTIIGRRLNSLAFNLTTIDVTEDMGPFEVAPGTQWDLPEDFEHGMFPPKSNSPRYEARAQRKVPQMGDISARSALTIHRGTANHSSKPRPALVLGVDAPTANNAERHDLQITRAYYATLPESLKQHLTCRLVDQLEPIVQAHTIEGLMMGEA; encoded by the coding sequence ATGGAAACAGCAGCGCCCATTCCTTCCGCCGCCTCCAGCTACGACGTAGCCCAAATTATGGGCGGCCTCTACGGCGACGGTATCATCGGTCTGAAAGGTGCCTTTAGTCGCGAGTGGGCCCAGCAGCTCCATGAGGACGTTACGCGCCTGTATGCCGAGGCCCTGCAGCGCCCCGGCGGCGCCCTGGGCCGCGGCCCCAAGCGCCACTACGTAGAAATTCACCCGGAAAACATCCGGGGGTTCGTGGAGCTGGCCACGCATCCGTGGGTGTTGGCCGTGTGCGAAGCGGTGCTGGGGCCGGAGTATAAAATCGTGGAAATTGGGTTTGATGTGCCCAACCCCGGCGCTATGAATCAGCCCTGGCACCGCGACTTTCCCGCCCCCGACGACACCATCATCGGCCGCCGCCTCAACTCCCTGGCCTTCAACCTGACTACCATCGACGTAACCGAGGACATGGGGCCCTTTGAGGTAGCACCCGGCACCCAGTGGGATTTGCCCGAGGACTTCGAGCACGGCATGTTTCCGCCCAAAAGCAACAGCCCGCGCTACGAGGCCCGCGCCCAGCGCAAAGTGCCCCAGATGGGCGACATCTCGGCCCGCTCGGCCCTGACCATTCACCGCGGCACGGCCAACCACTCCAGCAAGCCCCGGCCGGCGCTGGTACTGGGCGTGGATGCGCCCACCGCCAACAACGCCGAGCGCCACGACCTGCAAATCACCCGCGCCTACTATGCTACCCTCCCCGAAAGCCTGAAGCAGCACCTCACCTGCCGCCTGGTTGATCAGCTAGAACCCATCGTGCAGGCCCACACTATTGAAGGCTTGATGATGGGCGAGGCGTAG
- a CDS encoding DUF6687 family protein yields the protein MTPKHFVSFRRLRQQPTIVVDSTGTGAALTLAHWRGAATPELLRDDTSAGSVLRALHQPATPGLEAQAVTANHFDVDGFVGVWALLNPALALEHEHLLRLVATLGDFREINWADSLANHALQLVCWLNAEEKTRFYEPFGAPARRQREDEASAEKFGWFLPRFAEVLRNPEAVRAVWEPEYQRVKQGVALMQSPATTLRRYPEVGLVVVRTPAPLPYYALFGATAGADMVLSLYDGQRYEFEYRYTTWIDLESRPTLPRLPLTGLATRLNDQELAPHRWTFDGVTDTGPLLRLDGKTLTKPQRYADPDQRPIHASSIPAERLEAEVVAFFRAGYAGVEPRRYWSWAEIREAGEGK from the coding sequence ATGACCCCAAAGCACTTTGTTTCTTTTCGCCGGCTGCGGCAGCAGCCCACCATTGTAGTAGATAGCACCGGCACCGGCGCGGCCCTGACGCTGGCCCACTGGCGCGGCGCGGCCACCCCGGAGCTCCTGCGCGACGATACCAGCGCCGGTTCCGTGCTGCGGGCCTTGCACCAGCCCGCTACCCCCGGCCTGGAAGCCCAGGCCGTTACGGCTAATCATTTTGACGTGGATGGGTTTGTGGGCGTCTGGGCCCTGCTGAACCCCGCGCTGGCCCTGGAGCACGAGCACCTGCTGCGGCTGGTGGCCACCCTCGGCGACTTCCGCGAAATAAACTGGGCTGACTCGCTCGCCAACCACGCCCTGCAGCTGGTGTGCTGGCTAAATGCCGAGGAAAAGACCCGCTTCTACGAGCCTTTCGGCGCCCCGGCCCGGCGCCAGCGGGAAGACGAGGCTTCGGCTGAGAAGTTCGGGTGGTTTCTGCCGCGCTTTGCCGAAGTGTTGCGTAATCCGGAAGCTGTTCGGGCAGTGTGGGAGCCGGAGTATCAGCGCGTGAAGCAGGGCGTGGCCCTGATGCAAAGCCCCGCTACCACGTTGCGCCGCTACCCCGAGGTAGGGCTCGTGGTGGTGCGCACCCCCGCGCCGCTGCCTTACTACGCTCTGTTTGGCGCCACGGCCGGCGCCGATATGGTACTGAGCCTGTACGATGGGCAGCGCTACGAATTCGAGTACAGGTACACCACTTGGATTGATCTGGAAAGCCGCCCCACGCTGCCGCGCCTACCCCTCACGGGCCTGGCAACCCGCCTCAACGACCAGGAGCTGGCACCGCACCGCTGGACCTTCGATGGCGTTACCGATACCGGCCCGCTGCTGCGCCTGGATGGCAAAACCCTCACCAAACCCCAGCGCTACGCCGACCCCGACCAACGGCCCATCCATGCTTCCTCTATTCCGGCGGAGCGGCTGGAGGCAGAGGTAGTAGCGTTTTTCCGGGCCGGCTACGCTGGGGTTGAACCCCGGCGCTACTGGAGCTGGGCCGAAATCCGGGAGGCAGGAGAAGGTAAGTAG
- a CDS encoding glycoside hydrolase family 43 protein: MPIPDDDHIYQKAQLAPMTVAEINELTRRARALPPSGDQTHVLVPDGEDPWVIAHENQLYYCTVDRSKRQILVARFSSLPEMATAELVQVWPGPEGPTPEFVEIWAPELQWVDGNWYIYFALYNARNGEERLYTLQATSPDAQGSYKFKGQLEIPTDRWAIDGSVLPMPDGQLYFIWSGWEGFSNTSQNLYIARMSNPYTIASDRVCISRPEHSWEKQGYPYVNEGPQALVRNGRIFIIYSASGSWTDDYCLGQLTYLGGDPLDPASWRKEPQPVFSKTDTIFGPGHASFVQIEGQDYIIYHAARSSQAGWARQIRAKPFTWHKNGSPDFGEPL; encoded by the coding sequence ATGCCCATCCCCGACGACGACCACATCTACCAGAAGGCGCAGCTGGCCCCCATGACCGTTGCGGAAATCAATGAACTCACCCGCCGGGCCCGCGCCCTACCCCCCAGCGGCGACCAAACCCATGTGCTGGTGCCCGATGGCGAAGACCCCTGGGTTATTGCCCACGAAAACCAGCTGTACTACTGCACCGTGGACCGTTCGAAGCGGCAAATACTGGTCGCCCGGTTTTCCAGCCTCCCGGAAATGGCCACGGCGGAGCTGGTGCAGGTGTGGCCCGGCCCGGAGGGCCCTACCCCTGAATTCGTGGAAATATGGGCCCCGGAGCTGCAGTGGGTTGACGGCAACTGGTACATCTACTTCGCGCTTTACAACGCCCGCAACGGCGAGGAACGCCTCTACACCTTGCAAGCCACCAGCCCCGACGCCCAGGGCAGCTACAAGTTCAAAGGCCAGCTGGAAATCCCGACGGACCGCTGGGCCATTGACGGCTCGGTGCTGCCCATGCCCGACGGGCAGCTGTACTTCATATGGTCGGGCTGGGAGGGCTTCTCCAACACCAGCCAGAACCTCTACATCGCCCGGATGAGCAACCCCTATACCATTGCCTCCGACCGGGTGTGTATTTCGCGGCCCGAGCACTCCTGGGAAAAGCAGGGCTACCCCTACGTGAATGAGGGCCCGCAGGCCCTGGTACGCAACGGCCGCATCTTTATCATCTACTCCGCCAGCGGCAGCTGGACCGACGACTACTGCCTGGGCCAGCTTACCTACCTCGGCGGCGACCCGCTAGACCCGGCCTCCTGGCGCAAGGAGCCTCAACCCGTCTTTTCGAAAACCGACACCATCTTCGGCCCCGGCCACGCCTCGTTTGTGCAGATTGAGGGACAGGATTACATCATTTACCATGCTGCCCGCAGCAGCCAGGCCGGGTGGGCCCGCCAGATCCGGGCCAAGCCCTTTACCTGGCACAAAAACGGCTCGCCAGATTTTGGCGAGCCGCTGTAG
- the trxA gene encoding thioredoxin, which produces MPKKSFSELINSPGMPVLVDFYADWCGPCKTMAPILEQVAAQHQGKIKVIKIDVDRNPAAAQQFRVQSIPTLILFRQGQPVWRQAGVVSAQQLGQVVQGVLK; this is translated from the coding sequence ATGCCGAAGAAATCGTTTTCCGAGCTCATCAACAGCCCCGGTATGCCGGTGCTGGTTGATTTTTATGCCGATTGGTGCGGCCCCTGCAAAACCATGGCTCCTATTCTGGAGCAGGTAGCGGCCCAGCACCAGGGCAAAATCAAAGTCATCAAGATTGATGTGGACCGCAACCCGGCGGCCGCCCAGCAGTTCCGGGTGCAAAGCATTCCGACCCTGATTCTGTTCCGGCAGGGCCAGCCGGTGTGGCGGCAGGCGGGCGTAGTTTCGGCTCAGCAGTTGGGCCAGGTGGTGCAGGGCGTGCTGAAGTAA
- a CDS encoding AAA family ATPase has product MKILRVRFYNLNSLRGEHTVDFSQTPLSDAGLFAITGPTGAGKTTILDAITLALYGQVPRHETSGPEHVMSHGTGESWAEVEFEVNGQQYRSKWGQYRARKRPEGKLQDPKMELSERKVADNGEETWPFLETMKRNVPVRIAELSGLEYKQFLRSVLLAQGDFTRFLKAPAGERAQLLEKITDTRKYSDISRAAFEQAKQESLKADQLRAGLAGVTLLSPEEVAFLEEEAQQLTTQLSAATTAQEQLREARQWHLRRQELRRKLEATQQRQQQLTTQAETLEPLRQRLALHQQAAPFATDYALLRQTDEQLARLRRDAEQLRGQLPQLQERRTTAETARTSAQHTYAQAAATKDQQDPKLREAELLDHQIREKQQRLEQGKQEYQEQNQLWKQQNQEATQADAQSKEQRQQVRELREWLLPRTVLGTIAEALPPLSGYLQDWQYIQTELAELGRTLKQRQQQLAAATATEQTSAELLRAAQTQLTTATEQQSAATAARLDWRHQLSHHVARLHREEETLEKSLQDLRRLMHAHQLILTHEDARQHLHAGEPCPLCGALEHPYAAGVLGVSEDSLLRDREREQALTQQTVALKGRINRLVSISGLLDTDTLPTTPADAVLRWLTEEEETTVPGIVRGLVQELRTLEQQQQQARLAQTQAEADQRNARQQQQQLQIELKELELRLQDAQEQAPKIKEIIGSLLKSFGLEFSGENGPELVRRLEQAGATYRQKLQQAEKLEWDLEVNQERANAAKQRRDELQQWLSQRKTELHRAHTELQQQQERRQELLPDADVARARQQLEEAVRAADQRRQQAEQQFQQHDTALTVAAARLRQHEQDAGQQQQTREECFATLTTALTAAGLSPDPAALPALLLPPTELQTLQTQLRRHEQETALAAQTLQETTQQLEQEDARARTPEPLESIDDQLSSTNQQLASLNQQLGQRQERLSSHRAGQERHAALAAELEKQQQQARRWRQLAELIGSADGKKFSEFAQGLTLARLVELANRHLHRFTDRYRIQRNPEQHLDLLIQDEYQAGAVRTMNSLSGGESFLVSLALALGLSELAGRRTQIDTLFIDEGFGTLDPDTLDVALSALEMLQGTGKTIGIISHVEALKERVTTQISVRKGAGGVSSLQVLGFGQEV; this is encoded by the coding sequence ATGAAAATTCTCCGCGTCCGCTTTTACAATCTGAACTCCCTGCGCGGGGAGCATACCGTTGATTTCAGCCAAACCCCGCTTTCCGATGCGGGCTTGTTTGCCATTACCGGCCCTACCGGCGCGGGCAAAACCACCATTCTCGATGCCATTACCCTGGCCCTCTATGGTCAGGTGCCGCGCCACGAAACCAGCGGCCCCGAGCACGTGATGAGCCACGGCACCGGTGAAAGCTGGGCCGAGGTGGAGTTTGAAGTAAACGGCCAGCAGTACCGCAGCAAGTGGGGCCAGTACCGCGCCCGTAAGCGCCCCGAGGGCAAGCTCCAGGACCCCAAAATGGAGCTGAGCGAGCGGAAAGTAGCCGATAACGGCGAGGAAACCTGGCCTTTCCTCGAAACGATGAAGCGCAACGTACCCGTGCGCATAGCGGAACTGAGCGGACTAGAGTACAAGCAGTTTCTGCGCTCCGTGCTCCTGGCTCAGGGCGACTTCACCCGCTTCCTGAAAGCCCCGGCCGGCGAGCGGGCCCAGCTCCTGGAAAAGATTACCGACACCCGCAAATACTCCGACATTTCGCGGGCCGCCTTCGAGCAGGCCAAGCAGGAAAGCCTGAAAGCGGACCAGCTGCGGGCCGGGCTGGCTGGCGTGACGTTGCTTTCCCCGGAGGAGGTAGCGTTTCTGGAGGAAGAAGCCCAGCAGCTCACCACCCAGCTAAGCGCGGCCACCACCGCCCAGGAGCAGCTGCGCGAGGCCCGGCAGTGGCACCTGCGCCGGCAGGAGCTCCGCCGGAAGCTGGAAGCCACCCAGCAGCGTCAGCAGCAGCTCACTACCCAGGCCGAGACGCTGGAACCTCTGCGCCAGCGCCTGGCTTTGCACCAGCAGGCCGCCCCCTTCGCTACCGACTACGCCCTGCTGCGCCAAACCGATGAGCAGCTAGCGCGCCTGCGCCGGGACGCCGAGCAGCTACGCGGGCAGCTGCCCCAGCTACAGGAGCGCCGCACCACCGCCGAAACCGCCCGTACCAGCGCCCAGCACACTTACGCGCAAGCCGCCGCCACCAAGGACCAGCAGGACCCCAAGCTGCGGGAAGCCGAACTGCTGGACCATCAGATTCGGGAAAAGCAGCAGCGCCTGGAGCAGGGCAAGCAGGAATATCAGGAGCAAAATCAGCTCTGGAAGCAGCAAAACCAGGAGGCCACCCAGGCCGACGCCCAAAGCAAAGAGCAGCGCCAGCAGGTGCGGGAGCTGCGCGAGTGGCTGCTGCCGCGCACCGTGCTTGGCACCATAGCCGAGGCCCTGCCGCCCCTGAGCGGCTACCTGCAGGACTGGCAGTACATTCAGACGGAGCTGGCCGAGTTGGGCCGAACCCTGAAGCAGCGCCAGCAGCAGCTGGCCGCTGCCACGGCCACCGAGCAAACCAGCGCCGAGCTGCTGCGCGCAGCCCAAACCCAGCTGACCACGGCCACTGAGCAGCAATCCGCCGCCACCGCCGCCCGCCTCGACTGGCGCCACCAGCTTAGCCACCACGTAGCCCGCCTGCACCGTGAGGAGGAAACGCTAGAAAAAAGTCTGCAGGATCTGCGGCGGCTCATGCACGCCCATCAGCTAATCCTGACCCACGAAGATGCCCGCCAGCACCTGCACGCCGGGGAGCCCTGCCCGTTATGCGGGGCTCTGGAGCACCCCTACGCGGCCGGTGTGCTGGGGGTGAGTGAGGATTCTCTACTTCGGGACCGGGAGCGGGAACAGGCGCTTACCCAGCAAACGGTAGCCCTGAAAGGCCGCATCAACCGGCTAGTAAGCATCAGCGGGCTGCTGGACACCGACACCCTCCCGACTACCCCCGCCGACGCCGTGCTGCGCTGGCTGACGGAGGAAGAGGAAACCACCGTGCCGGGCATCGTGCGCGGACTGGTGCAGGAGCTCCGTACCCTGGAGCAGCAGCAGCAGCAGGCCCGCCTGGCCCAAACCCAGGCCGAAGCCGACCAGCGCAACGCCCGCCAGCAGCAGCAGCAACTGCAAATAGAGCTCAAGGAGCTGGAGCTGCGCCTGCAGGATGCCCAGGAGCAGGCGCCTAAAATCAAGGAAATCATCGGCAGCCTGCTGAAGTCGTTCGGGCTGGAATTTTCCGGCGAAAACGGCCCCGAGCTAGTGCGCCGCCTGGAGCAGGCCGGCGCTACTTACCGCCAAAAGCTGCAGCAGGCCGAAAAGCTGGAATGGGACCTGGAAGTAAACCAAGAGCGGGCCAACGCTGCCAAACAGCGCCGCGACGAGCTGCAGCAGTGGCTTAGCCAGCGGAAAACCGAGCTGCACAGAGCCCACACGGAGCTGCAACAGCAGCAGGAGCGCCGCCAGGAGCTGCTGCCAGATGCGGACGTGGCTCGTGCCCGGCAGCAGCTGGAAGAAGCCGTCCGCGCCGCCGATCAGCGCCGCCAGCAGGCCGAGCAACAGTTTCAGCAGCATGATACGGCCCTCACTGTGGCCGCCGCCCGCCTGCGCCAGCACGAGCAGGATGCCGGGCAGCAGCAGCAAACCCGGGAGGAGTGCTTCGCTACCTTAACTACGGCCCTCACCGCCGCCGGCCTCTCGCCCGACCCGGCCGCGCTGCCGGCCCTGCTCCTACCCCCCACGGAGCTGCAAACCCTGCAAACCCAGCTGCGCCGCCACGAGCAGGAAACCGCCCTGGCCGCGCAAACCCTGCAGGAAACTACCCAACAGCTGGAGCAGGAAGATGCCCGGGCCCGCACCCCTGAGCCCCTGGAAAGTATCGACGACCAACTCAGCTCTACCAACCAGCAGCTGGCCTCCCTGAATCAGCAGCTGGGGCAGCGGCAGGAGCGCCTGAGCAGCCACCGCGCCGGACAGGAGCGCCACGCCGCCCTGGCCGCCGAGCTGGAAAAGCAGCAGCAGCAGGCCCGCCGCTGGCGCCAGCTGGCCGAGCTGATTGGCTCCGCCGATGGCAAGAAGTTCAGCGAGTTTGCCCAGGGCCTCACGCTGGCGCGCCTCGTGGAGCTAGCCAACCGCCACCTGCACCGCTTCACCGACCGGTACCGCATTCAGCGCAATCCAGAGCAGCACCTCGACCTCCTGATTCAGGATGAGTACCAGGCCGGCGCGGTGCGCACCATGAACTCGCTGTCGGGTGGTGAGAGCTTCCTGGTGAGTCTGGCTCTGGCCCTGGGCCTCTCGGAGCTGGCCGGCCGCCGCACCCAGATTGACACCCTCTTCATTGACGAGGGCTTCGGTACTCTGGACCCCGATACGCTGGACGTGGCCCTCTCGGCCCTGGAAATGCTGCAGGGCACGGGCAAAACCATCGGCATCATCTCGCACGTTGAGGCGCTGAAGGAGCGCGTCACGACCCAGATCAGCGTCCGGAAGGGTGCGGGCGGCGTCAGCTCCCTGCAGGTGCTGGGCTTCGGACAGGAAGTGTAG
- a CDS encoding DUF4249 domain-containing protein, with product MRTTCWISRILGPKTRRLPGALLTGAGAVAAGLLSSCGLQKDIDVELPAYPAQLVVEAYLENGRLPRIAVSESVPYLAEPQVQVPTDVTVVLTRPNGTRDTLRYAPGLNMSTDKAYTHSGRTRLVARPGDVFQLEAYDTRGRRVTGSATMPALVPIDNIQWQFDTQPAERRQAYLTVKFQDPAATTDYYRFQVHKSSLGHDPDVEYTVEDRLTNGQAITLGTSYEFKANDTLFVTLYHLDRPYYQFLQSVQDARNANGNPFAQPSAVRSTVTGGVGVFTVLSYQRQRVILR from the coding sequence ATGCGGACTACTTGCTGGATTTCGCGGATTTTAGGGCCGAAAACCCGCCGGCTGCCTGGGGCACTGCTGACCGGGGCGGGCGCGGTAGCAGCCGGACTGCTGAGCAGCTGCGGCCTGCAGAAAGATATTGACGTGGAGCTACCCGCCTACCCCGCCCAGCTGGTGGTAGAAGCCTACCTCGAAAACGGCCGCCTGCCCCGGATAGCCGTGTCGGAGTCGGTGCCTTACCTGGCTGAGCCCCAGGTGCAGGTGCCCACCGATGTGACCGTGGTACTGACCCGGCCCAATGGCACTCGCGACACGCTGCGCTACGCTCCCGGCCTGAACATGAGCACTGATAAGGCCTACACCCACAGCGGCCGCACACGGCTGGTGGCCCGCCCCGGCGACGTGTTTCAGTTGGAGGCCTACGACACCCGGGGCCGGCGCGTAACGGGCTCGGCCACCATGCCGGCGCTGGTGCCCATCGACAATATCCAGTGGCAGTTTGATACGCAGCCCGCCGAGCGGCGGCAGGCCTACCTCACGGTGAAGTTTCAGGACCCGGCCGCTACCACCGACTATTACCGCTTTCAGGTGCACAAGAGCAGCCTCGGCCACGACCCCGACGTGGAATACACCGTGGAAGACCGCCTGACCAACGGCCAGGCCATTACCCTGGGCACGTCCTACGAGTTCAAAGCCAACGATACGCTCTTCGTCACGCTCTACCACCTCGACCGGCCTTACTACCAGTTTCTGCAGTCGGTGCAGGATGCGCGCAACGCCAACGGCAACCCATTTGCCCAGCCTTCGGCGGTCCGGAGCACCGTGACGGGCGGGGTTGGCGTTTTCACGGTGCTCAGCTACCAGCGCCAGCGCGTGATTCTGAGGTAG
- a CDS encoding HNH endonuclease, whose amino-acid sequence MVPREEGGRYGPVVDLCQPCHSTVHLLLTNRELARRYNTVESLRGAEELQKYLHWVRRNRVERISNRRARRG is encoded by the coding sequence TTGGTACCCCGCGAAGAAGGCGGCCGCTACGGCCCCGTCGTGGATCTGTGCCAGCCCTGCCATAGCACGGTGCATTTGCTGCTCACCAACCGCGAGCTGGCCCGGCGCTACAACACCGTAGAAAGCCTGCGCGGGGCCGAGGAGCTGCAGAAGTACCTGCACTGGGTGCGGCGCAACCGGGTGGAGCGCATCAGCAACCGCCGGGCCCGCCGGGGGTAG
- a CDS encoding TonB-dependent receptor translates to MTLRLTILSIVFLLGTVLPPRLQAQVRHQLSGVVRAAAGAGEPLPGATVAVPALGIGTTTADDGSYVLTLPAGRHQVVISFIGYTTQTRDVNLTRDQRLAFQLAEAGNELGEVVIEGSGSLEQKLQTTQMSVERITAREARLLPALFGEVDILKTLQLKPGVQNGGEGTSGLFVRGGSADQNLVLLDDALVYNPSHLFGLFSVFNSDAVQSVDLYKGGFPAQYGGRLSSVVDVKMRPGNPEKFTTSGGLGLISSRLTLEGPIKKGKGAFLVSGRRTYFDVFTRQINKLNNDDPDYNPIPDYYFYDFNAKANYKLGSKDELFLTGYLGNDVFGFNSQNGFNFDFNWGNTVAALRWNHVFSPRLFLNTTASLTKYKYQISNKLDQFGFNLSSDIRDLTLRSDLDYTPNERHALRFGVTATHHRFGTGRLQAGSQDGSVNFGSDITYYGTEAGLYASDTYKPSEKLQLEYGLRLSGFKSGSDAYGGLEPRAAARYSLTPNVSLKGSYALMYQYVHLVTNTGASLPTDIWYPSRQSVKPQRSQQVAGGVSWLLGDGRYLLTNEVYYKWAQRQIDFKDGAQLFVNPELDSEFLFGKGWAYGNELYLEKKQGRTTGWVGYTLSWTKRQFPAQRGTNGINNGRPFYPTYDRRHNLTVVVLHQLNQRINLTGSFVFTSGAATTLPLARFAFQDTPGSNPGAVPIYPERNTYRLAPYNRLDLGLVYKLKPLRQGGESDLTFSVYNAYNRRNPYFVYFDQVKNEDTNTVINYRARQVSLFPVIPSVTYNFKF, encoded by the coding sequence ATGACCCTACGGCTCACTATTTTAAGTATTGTATTTCTGCTGGGCACGGTACTACCGCCACGCTTGCAGGCCCAGGTCCGGCATCAGCTGTCCGGGGTGGTGCGCGCCGCGGCAGGCGCGGGTGAGCCGCTGCCCGGCGCTACGGTGGCCGTGCCCGCGCTGGGGATTGGCACCACCACCGCCGATGATGGCTCGTACGTGCTGACGCTGCCGGCCGGCCGCCACCAGGTAGTAATTTCCTTTATTGGCTACACGACCCAAACCCGCGACGTAAATCTTACCCGCGACCAGCGCCTGGCCTTTCAGCTGGCTGAGGCGGGCAACGAGCTGGGCGAGGTAGTGATTGAGGGCTCGGGTTCTTTGGAGCAGAAGCTGCAAACCACCCAGATGAGCGTGGAGCGCATTACGGCCCGCGAGGCGCGGCTGCTGCCGGCTTTGTTCGGGGAGGTGGACATTCTGAAAACCCTGCAGTTGAAGCCCGGCGTGCAGAACGGCGGCGAGGGCACCTCGGGCCTGTTTGTGCGCGGCGGCTCCGCCGACCAGAACCTGGTGCTCCTGGACGATGCGCTGGTGTACAACCCCAGCCACCTGTTCGGGCTGTTTTCGGTGTTCAACTCCGATGCCGTGCAGTCGGTGGATTTGTACAAAGGAGGGTTTCCGGCCCAGTACGGGGGTAGGCTTTCCTCGGTGGTGGATGTGAAAATGCGCCCCGGCAACCCCGAGAAGTTCACGACCAGCGGAGGGCTGGGCCTGATTTCCTCGCGCCTGACCCTGGAAGGACCTATCAAGAAAGGCAAAGGGGCGTTTCTGGTGTCGGGGCGGCGCACGTACTTCGATGTGTTTACCCGCCAGATCAACAAGCTCAACAACGACGACCCCGACTACAACCCCATTCCCGACTACTATTTCTACGATTTCAACGCCAAAGCCAACTATAAGCTCGGCAGCAAGGACGAGCTGTTCCTGACCGGCTACCTGGGCAACGACGTGTTCGGGTTCAACTCCCAGAATGGCTTCAACTTCGATTTCAACTGGGGTAATACGGTGGCGGCCCTGCGCTGGAACCACGTGTTCAGCCCCCGGCTGTTTCTGAATACCACGGCCTCGCTGACCAAATACAAATACCAGATCAGCAACAAGCTCGACCAGTTCGGCTTTAACCTTTCCTCCGACATCCGGGACCTGACCCTGCGCTCCGACCTGGACTATACTCCCAACGAACGGCATGCCCTGCGCTTTGGGGTTACGGCCACGCACCACCGCTTCGGGACGGGCCGCCTGCAGGCTGGCTCCCAGGATGGCAGCGTTAACTTTGGCTCCGATATTACTTACTACGGCACCGAGGCCGGCCTCTACGCCTCTGACACCTACAAGCCCTCCGAGAAGCTGCAGCTGGAGTACGGCCTGCGCCTCTCGGGCTTTAAGTCGGGCTCCGATGCGTACGGCGGGCTGGAGCCGCGGGCAGCGGCCCGCTACTCGCTTACGCCCAACGTATCCCTGAAAGGCAGCTACGCCCTGATGTACCAGTATGTGCACCTGGTCACGAACACGGGCGCCTCGCTGCCGACGGATATCTGGTACCCCTCGCGGCAGTCGGTGAAGCCCCAGCGCAGCCAGCAGGTAGCGGGCGGCGTAAGCTGGCTGCTCGGCGACGGGCGCTACCTGCTCACGAATGAGGTGTACTACAAGTGGGCCCAGCGCCAGATTGATTTCAAGGACGGGGCCCAGCTGTTCGTGAACCCTGAGCTGGACTCGGAATTCCTGTTCGGGAAGGGTTGGGCTTACGGCAACGAGCTGTACTTGGAGAAAAAGCAGGGCCGCACCACCGGCTGGGTGGGCTACACACTTTCTTGGACCAAGCGGCAGTTTCCGGCCCAGCGCGGCACTAACGGCATCAACAACGGCCGCCCCTTCTACCCTACCTACGACCGGCGCCACAACCTCACGGTAGTGGTCCTGCACCAGCTGAATCAGCGCATCAACCTCACGGGCTCGTTTGTGTTTACCTCCGGGGCCGCCACTACCCTGCCGCTGGCCCGCTTCGCGTTTCAGGACACGCCCGGTTCCAACCCCGGGGCGGTGCCCATTTATCCGGAGCGCAACACCTACCGCCTGGCCCCTTACAACCGCCTGGATCTGGGGCTGGTGTACAAGCTCAAGCCCCTGCGGCAGGGCGGCGAATCGGACCTGACGTTTAGCGTGTACAACGCCTACAACCGCCGCAACCCCTACTTCGTGTACTTCGACCAGGTGAAAAACGAGGATACCAATACCGTAATCAACTACCGGGCCCGGCAGGTTTCCCTGTTCCCGGTCATTCCGTCGGTTACTTACAACTTTAAATTCTGA